The genomic window tatttaagaaCAGCAAAATCATTCTTCTATCATATCTTCTATCTATTTATTGAGAGCCGAAAACATGGTCAGATACCCATTACTTAGCTAATGGTGGTTATCATCATTCTAGGATTTATTGTTCTCGAGATCTCTActttcatacggacggacagacagaccgACGGACGGACAGGTTTATATCAAGAATATATCTCAAACTGTTACATACTCTTCAACGGGTATAATACCCTATACCCTTTGTTCTTTTCACTTTAAAATGCTTGTCATAAGTCGCCGAGCAATTTAAACGGAGCTAAGCACATCACGTTATTTGCAAAGTGTAGAAATCATCCAATAAAACGCTATCAGTGTGTCATGCAGAGTCAAGGGCAAGACAGAGCACCGAACGCACAATGAACTCATCGCCAGGACTCTGGATCTCGGGCTCGGCATCGGAATTGGGAAAGTAAGGGTAGCTTGGAAGTGTTGGGGCGCACAAGTTGCCATTATGGCCATGATTTCCACACCGTCTTGAAACAGGCAGACAGCTATATCAGACTTTCCTTTCGTGCTCAAAAAGGTGAGACGTGTCAGCAAAAATCGCATAAGACGAAGGCAAATTGGTGTCCTTTGTTGCCGTTGTGTTTCACCTACCATCATCATGTTGAACGAAGGAGCGCAACAGGAGGCGGCCAATTGTATACAATTTTGGCACTTGCCTCCATTTTAGCCTCGTCCAACCATGTTGACTCTTGAAATTTTGATGCCGCGCATAAATTATTCGCATAGAGTGCCCTCGCAAATCGAATAAATTTAAGCCAATTTAAAAGGGCCAACATCGGTGTTCCCACAAATGGATATCTGGCTAGCGTCGAACTGCGAAATGTGAGAGGCGCAGAGAGAGGCTGAGTGGAAAATCCACTGCCAgccttacaaaaaaagaaataaataaaaggcttACGCGTGGAAGacccatttttatttgaggAGAAGAAAAAACTGTTTGATTGGACTTCCTTTaggttttaaaaacaatttcctAGATTATAGCATCCAGAAACCGCCTGGAAACCTGAATATTTAAAGTCCCAAGATAGGAGTATCTTATATCTTGCAAATGCAGTTaggcaatttaaataaaattggtCTTTACCTCTGCaatgttacatttttaattgagaCTATATATCACACAATACATTTAAGGGATTCCCCTAAATTATTTAGTCGCCTTTCCCACTTGAATGTTCCACTTGTAGCCCCACAATATTGGCCCCAAATGTCCAGTTTCAGGCAAACCGAATCTCaggtaaatttaattattccTGAAACACCTGGCATCTGCAAAAAACCTCACATGAGGCAGCAAAAACATGTCCGACTGTAGTTTGAATAATTGCCAATTTTACACGCCCAGAAACTTCTGTTTGTCCGGACAGCCAAgaaaaaaggcaaacacaaaTTGTTACCATTGTTGTTATGTCGTCTGCAACACCTTTGctataaacaaaaagtgaagtaaaacaaaaacaggcCCAAGAGCCAGAAAATCCACCCACTAtcaaaaaagtggaaaaaagaTTGATGACGGCAAACGAATGAGTGCGGAACAAAATGGCTGAGCGAATGATGAATGAGCCCGTGACCCATAAGCACACCGTCCACCTTATTCACGTTATTCACGTTATTCGTCCTGTCGCAGTGTGTTACCTTCTCAGGTGAAAACCAGCTGACAGCCATTGCGAAATGTTGTTTACCTTAAGTGTTCTGTCGCGGCCACAATTTTCAGAATAGGAATCGGATAAGAAGTAAGCACACATGTGTACACGGTAAAAAAAACTGTTATGGCTTTAACACATTTTGTAAACCAACTCACAAAGAAAGGGTAAAATACAGGTGTTTAAAGGAATATTACGTTTTTAGAAGCTGTGTACacagaaattaaattgatgtatttattaattatttttttaaaggcTATGATGTAATTTACCTATATTATCTTAAATTGTGTGCCATAATCTAGTGCACACACATTTGAAAACCCATAAAGCGATAGTGTATTTAATCGGGtggaataaataaacataaagcGCCTTTCTCCCACATGTCCTACAAGGCTCTATCACAGATGCTTTGTTTCAGTTCCACTCCCGCGGCAGGGAATCCAAAAAGTTGGCCAACTAAAAAACGCACGTACTCGGTTTAAGTTGCTTTCTCCAGGATAAGGAGGAAACAACTTTGCGAGATGTTGGGATACCTTGTGCGGTAGCACAGTAACAGCAGCAAAtaggaaaaggaaaataagcaAACCCCATACATactaaaacataaaaataaagaaagtgCCACGGAAGTTGCGGTAATcgaatttaaataagtttacTTTGTAAACAATTCTCGTTTCGCTTTGGCTTCCTCACACTTTTTTCCCATCACTGAAAGTTAAACAGCAGTGACATCCTTTAGGATGTTTTTCCGCTAATCTAGCTGGTTGTTATTTCTgtcttaaatatatatataaaatttccTTTAATTGTGGATCACATCACAGCcttgaaaatgcaattatttattgtttattgttattaactAAAACTTCAAGCTAAAAtatgttgtaatatttttcaatattttgtaacattttgcaattcGTATTCATACTATttagtaaaaattaaaaatattaagaacCAGTTACTAGCAGCTGAAAATccttaaaaaataatgaatattgTTTTAGCTATTTTTGGGACTCGTTTTCGAAATCCTGGCAGCACTAAAGGCGAAGGGCGAACGAGTGTTGCAGAAATATTAGCTTTTGACAGTCAGCGCCCACACACTTTCACGCACTCGCAAGGGAGGGAGCGAGAGAAAAGCAGAGGAGAAAGAGAAGGCCTCTGATGTCCTGCCGCGCATATTAATCATTGTTGTTGGGTTGACACTTCCGCCAAGGCCAAAAGAACAACTGCAACGGGGGCTGCGGATTTTAATGACTGTTTCAAGGtcgcagcaacaataacagatGTGGCAAGTTAAGCACTTAAAGTTGCACAGAATGCCACTactcaattaaataaacaatccAAAGTCGCGTTGCGCGATTAACACATTTAATTGCACATGTATAATTCATGTGACTGCATATCgtcgtttaattaaaagcggCGTTTTAATTAGCAAAACAGAAGCCATTGCTGCTGCACGGAATGGGTTTTAAACAAGCTAGAATTAAAAACAGATATTTGCAAAGTATTcataacatttatttcaaagGATAACAGTCTATGATTTCACTTTATCACGTTATGAAGTTACTAATGTAACGTAATAGGTAGGAATAAATAAGTATGAAATTATCCTGCGGGGAGTTGAAAACATCGGTAGTTTTCGATTAATAATTCCGCATGCGAACATAAGCATTATTGCAATAACCGCTCAACAATGTcgaaattgcaaaaatatttatgtaaatcaCGGAGCATGCAATCAAACGAAACACGTCGCTGGGCTGAGCTGGGAAATCAACAATGGAAATGCATTTCCCTCTGggaaatcgaaacgatggcaggccgaaaattgaaaatggaaaatggaaaaccgagagccgcagccgcagttttcgcaacataaataattaaagttgGGCAATTTGTGCTCCGTAATCAGCAATTACGAGCAGTCAAGTGACACGACCAATTGCAAGTGCGATGTGTAATTACTTTCTGCGTACTTTCAGTTCATTTCCGCCACCAATTATTGAAATCACATTTTGGCCATCTCACCCAGCCTACTAACGATTGCTGCCGCTTTTCATCAACAGGACTGTCGGATGCCTTGGCCAAAGGCCTGCTCACCGATGACTTCATAACCGGAGCCCGCATTTTGGCCCTGAATCTGACCAACGGAGCGGTACAGTCCTACGTCTGGTGGGTCAAGGGGGCTGCGGCGGAAACGCAGCGGTACGACGAGGACGGACTGCAGATTGGCAAGAAGCCCGCCGGCAGTTATCCCTGGTAGGTGGAACAGGTGGTGAATCAGTGGTGGCCAGTTTGCAGATTGGATCAGCAAGTGCAGATTTGTATGTAGCTAGCTGACAGCTTTAAATCATTATTGAAGCATTAGATGAATTCTGTTTAAAGTCTTGTAAAAAAGCAGTAAGgtcttaaaacaaaaaattaaaaaagtaaattaatatTAGTAGTCAGTGTCCTTTActagcaaattaaaataaccAATCTTAATGATAGAGCTTTTAATATTTGAAGTACTCTCTTTATAACAAGGTTTGAGGCAGGGATAGTTGGGTTAATGCTCGTTACAAATTTTTGAAGATTAAAGTGGCATATCTAAAAGGAGTCATCGCACTCATCCGGAATCTCCTCCGCAGGTTTGACGATGAGAGCTCCTCGCCCACCCTGCGTTCGCCCAAATTCGCGCCCAGTCCGCCGAACAACTACTACAAGGGCTGGTGGACCTATCCGTACTTCTCGTGCTCCCAGAGCCGCTGGCTGGTGTCCTACAGCATCGCCATCCCGCCGATTGGGCGCCACGGGCTAAGGGGCTTCATCAGCATCGACATCGACGTGTCCACGCTGCGTGTCAACCAGTGCGAGGCGGAGCCCTATCCATTTGGGAGTCGCCGCCAGAAaatgcagcagttgcagccgCACAGTCGCCTCGGTGCACGAAGATCCACGTTTCTGGGCGGCAGGATGGCGCCCATGGCCATCGATGAGGGCACCATTAACGATCTGCAGGCCTTCCACAGCTCCCACAAGTGTCATCGCACCTCCATGGTGGTATGTAAACTGAACTTTATTAGCATGAGACTTAATATGAAAACTGATGGGTATAGTAGTCTTTTTCATAGATTAGGCATAAGTTATGTAAAGGCTTTTCAGTTGGGcttttctatatataaatttataatataaagtTATTAATGGCCTTATAATGTGTACAAACTAGAATAATGTCCCAGTTACCCTTGACTTTACATTTGCCCAGTTTATACATTCAATTGCCACTTaaggtacatatataaatatagtcTTATCCTTTACATACCCCGAAATCCTGCAACGCTTTGATAGACAATTGAACTCCAGGAGCCACTCACTTAAGGCCAACAACAAAGGTGAACTTTATGCAACTAGGCAAGAAACTAAGTAGAAAATGGGAAAGAAGTGCACTCCACCGCCGCGTAAGCCGTTAAAGCGCCTGAATGGAAAAGTTAAGAGAACTGTGACGCCCAGAGGATCTGCCACCAGGCGGGATATGCGATCTACTCCTCCAATGCCCGTTTATCGCCACCCATCTGCGATGGAACGTCGAACTCGTAGCTACTCGGCATTTAAGaattttattaacaaattcaACAGAGAAAATCCCGGAAAGCTGCGAGTGGAGGGCGTCTCCATATGGCGCAAAATGAGCCTTCCAGAAAGGCGACTCTTTCAAAGGAGCAGCACGGGTCAATTGCATCAAAATCCTTCTATACATACGCAGATTCGGGAGGAGGAACTTCTGTCAATACTTCCGATTCAGGACAACCCATCGAGAACGGACAATAGACCCTCTATTTTTGATTACTTTGTAAAGGCGATTTATAGGGCCATGCGCTTATTTTACTAATTACTGATTGCTTTCCAAATTTGTATGTAAAAAGTTGAATAAtcacaaaaaagaaattaattttaaatgggaaaaacttgtttaaatacttctttaaaattaaagtaaatttattataatgcAAACTtgcgaaattaattatttatatttattattaattacaatacatattatttagGTAAACTAAATCTTGTTCTATAGGACCAAAGTCGTACATTCTGTCGAATTTGTAATGATTCCACCTGCGGCTGGCTAATCCGAGTGCATTTGTTTGCCTCCTTGCAGTGCGACTACCGTCAGCCGAGTGCGGAGTCACCGACGCTAACTGGTGGAAAACTACTGACCACGCTGACCGGAAGCAGCAGCTGGACCCGTGGATCCTACCAGTGCCTCTGCCGCGGGGGATTCTACTCGCTGCGGCATCCGGACGGATTCAACGGCACCATCATGGAGATTGCctggcaggagcagcaggacaACATAAGCAATTACTACTCCGAGGTCTTCAAGTGTTTGCCCTGCGCCCCCGGCTGCGACACGTGCACGGGTCCGGAGCCGTGTTTGGCCAACTACCACTGGCCATTCAGGTGGGTATCCGGGTCCGATTTTATTTGCCAGTCAGTGATGGGCGGAATGATACCTATGTGTGTTTCTCAGTTGGCAAATAACGATTAGAGGctgaaaacaataaatatctTTACTATctttaaagccaaataaaagttaaattcaaaattctGCTCTAAGCGCTGCGAACTCTGAGgaaataatttcatttaaagtgCTATTGCAGCTtagatttctttttttaattggaagctttaataaatcaaatgaaaagtgCCATAAGCCAAATGAAACATGTTTTTGCCATTGCCAAAgccaataattattttttaaaattctgtTTTAACAGAAGAAGCTAGTATAAACCACAAAAAGattaaattcaaaaaccaAGTGCATCTCACTCCATCACTGCTGTTTGTTGGGTGTCCTCCATGTGAATGAATGTCCTTTCGCTTCTTTAGAATATCCCTGCTGACCATATCCATTGGCTGTGCCTGCGGCACCTTTGTCCTCGCCGGCTATCTCTTCCGGCATCGTCGCGTGAAGGTCTTCAAGGTGGCCAGCCCCATCTTCCTGATGATCACGCTCATCGGCTGCGCCATCATGTATCTGGAGGTGAGTACTTGGTCCTTTTGGGCCATTGGGGACAACACTCTTAACCCATTAAAGGGGGCAGAAGGTGGAGAAGGGGCCAGGAACACAACACACAAAGGCCATTTGAAAACAATGCTGCTAATGCGACAAAAGGCCCAAAGTGGTCGGCACGCGCTCATTCATAATTAACCCACATGTGCACCCGTTTTGGCCCTTATCCCACTCCCATTTCTGGCGGTAAAGGGATCTGCAAACAAGCCACCACGTAAGAGTCCCACTTATGGGTTTTTAAATGCGGCTTTTAAGCACCTACGCGTCGAAAGGGTATTGCAGATTTTCCAGACTAATTTGTGACtaaaatagcaaaataaagAAGCCAGATATCTTGGCTTAAATGAGATTAAgataaatagtatttatatatattaaataatatatttattaaatactttgcAGTATAACGcgaaaaattccattttactccaaccaaaccaaaatcGCGAAATATCCCTTAATTTCTTATATTCATTCCTAAATACAAATGTTTCAAGTGTATAAGGTATTTATTctgaaataaaacattttactaGTGTATAAGGTATTTATTCTGAagtaaaaaatgtttcaagtGTATAAGGTATTTATTCTGAAATAAGAAATGTTAGAAGTGTATAAGGTATACCACATTCTCCAGACAAAAACCTTTAGCTTTCTGTTCCCAGTTCACCGGCTGGCAATTATGTTGTCCACATTAGCAAACCAACAATGCTAAATCCCCCGGTGGACACATAAAACCACCTTCCATccataaaaaaacacacaatgGCAATACACGGCTTTAgaacaagaaaacaaatggGTTAAGAGGTGGAATAGAAGAAGAAGGAACTAAAAGAACAAATT from Drosophila yakuba strain Tai18E2 chromosome 2L, Prin_Dyak_Tai18E2_2.1, whole genome shotgun sequence includes these protein-coding regions:
- the LOC26535514 gene encoding uncharacterized protein LOC26535514 — encoded protein: MGKKCTPPPRKPLKRLNGKVKRTVTPRGSATRRDMRSTPPMPVYRHPSAMERRTRSYSAFKNFINKFNRENPGKLRVEGVSIWRKMSLPERRLFQRSSTGQLHQNPSIHTQIREEELLSILPIQDNPSRTDNRPSIFDYFVKAIYRAMRLFY